The following nucleotide sequence is from Dehalococcoidia bacterium.
CATGGCTGACCTGGTAGTTTCGGCTTTCGAAAGCTCTCCAGATTGGTCCGGCACGTTTGTCGTGCTCGATGAGCAACGCTTGCGGCTTGCACCTCTGCCGCCTGCCTTACCCGGAGCCGGCGATGTAGACAATTCATGACTTCTGACCGGCGCTCTGGCGCATCGAACTGGTCGAACCCCGCGCTGTTTTGAGGCATCTAACCCGGCCGCCCCGCACGCCCGCGCGGCGCGTAGCGATACCAGGCTCTCCCTACAATGTCACGGCGGCGCAGCGGGCCGAAGGCACGGCTGTCGGTGCTGCGGGCGCGGTTGTCGCCCAGGACGATGTACTCGTCTGCGCCGAGCCGCCACTCGCACGGCGGCCTGAGCGCGAGCGCCGCGGCCCGCATCGCGCGTTCGGCTTCGCTCGCAGGCCGGGCCAGGTACGGCTCTGGCAGCGAGCGGCCGTCGAGGTGTACTTCTCCGGCAACTACCTGCACCCGTTCGTGTGGCAGGCCAACGATCCGTTTGATAGACTCGGGGTTGCGGGCGCCGCCCGCCCCGGCCCGCAGCAGCACGATCTCCCCGCGCCGTGGCCGCCGCCGCCGGTAGGCCATTCGGCTCACCAGCAGCCGGTCGCCGTCGCGCAGCGTGGGGTGCATACTCTGACCGACGACGGCAACGCGCACGCCCCCGAGGAGGTGCAGAGCCACGCGAACGGTCCGGCGTAACCCGTCCAGACGCCGGCTGACGCGCAGCGCACCGCCCTTCATGGCCGTCGATCCCGCAGCTCATGGCTATCGCCGCGCTCATGCGACGTGAGTGCGGAGTCAGCGCCGGCCGCCAGCGCCGGCACACTGGAGAGAAGGAGCGAACCCATGTCTGTCCTGGATCGAGCCCTGCGGTTGGCAGACCGCGTGCGGGCGCCGCGCGAGGCCCACGCCCATTGTGACATTCCCTGCGGCATCTACGATCCGCACATGGCCCAGGTGGCGGCGCTCACCGTCGTGCGCATGGTGCAGCTGATCGAGGCGCTGCCCGCGCCCGCCGGCGGCGACAAGGCGGCGATGGACACCTACGGCATGCAGGTCTCGCGCTACACGGCGGTGAAGGAAGAGCACGCCAAGATCTGCGAGCACGAGCTGGTGATTCTCTGGAGCGACTACTTCAAGCCGGAGCACGTGGAGAAGCACCCCAACCTGCACGACACCTTCTGGAAGGCGACCAAGCTGACCTCGACCGTGAAGCAGGCCGTCAACATGGACGCCTCGCAGCAACTGCTGGCCGCCTGCCAGCAGATCGCCGAGATCTTCTGGGACACGAAGGGCGTGAAGACCAGGCGCCAGGCCAGCAACCAGGGCGCGGCCGGCGGCGAGTTCGTCTACCCGACCACGTAGCAGCGGCTTGGCGCCGCGACATCGCTCAGCGCCTCCGGCTGTCTCACCGGCCGGGGGCGCTGGCGTCTCTCCCCCGGTCGCGCCGGCGTGCGCATCAGGGCTGCACGGGCGGCGAGGGCGGCACCGAGTTGATCGTGGGGCAATCGTCCACCACCACCGCCGCGCTCGTCGCCACGTGCGAGTAGGCCCAGGCCGCCTCGCCCGGACGCAGCGTGACGCCGGCGACGTAGCCGCTGCCGGGCTGGTACTTCAGCACGCGCTCGGCGCCGCGCACCGTGGCCGTGCCCGTGGCCCAGGGATGGCCGACCATCACCCACTCGCCGGCGCCGATCGGCACGGCGATCACGCACGGCCCGCTTTCGCCCAGCGTGGCGCTGCCGCCGCTGGGGAAATAGGCCCAGTAGCCCAGGCCTCCGGTCAACGGCGTGTCTGAGGCGAGCGATTCGTACTGCTTGTCGCGGAAGCCGAAGGTGTAGAGCTTGCCGGAGGCGCCGGTCAACGTCGTGCCCGCCGGACCGCCGACCAGGTTCCAGCCAGCCGGATAGGTCACGCTGAGGGCGCTGGCCAGCGGCCGATCGGGCCGCGCCGCGCCACCGATCAGCGCCATCGCCGCCGCGGCAACGAGCAGGTAAGCTCGCCTCGTCACCTCTCTATCGTAGGAAACCGACCAGCCGTTCACGCGGCTCGTTACGTCGCGCGTGCGCGACGGGCAGAAGCCCGGGCATCGCCCGCCAAAGTGCCGAGACTCCGCCGCCGAACCCCTGTTCCCTGTTCCCTGTTCCCTGTTCCCTGTTCCCTGTTCCCTAAGGAAGTATCTCGCGGGCGTAGTCGATGCCCTTCTGGCTGGTGACACGCATCACGGCGCCGGCGCGCGAGTCGTCGGTGACGAGCTCGATCAGCCCCTGCGCCACCAGCTCCGGCTTGAGCATGGGCAAGCCGCCGCTGAGCGCTGCGAGGCGCTCCGGGCCTTCTCGTTGCACGAGCGGCGTATCTACGAAGCTCGGGCAAATGGCGTTGACGCGGATGTTGGCCTCTTCGTACAAGTATTTCAGTGAGCGGCAGAAGTTGATCACGCCCGCCTTCGTCGCCGCGTAGACCGGCGAGGTCGGCATGGGCCGCAGCCCGCCCATCGAGGCGGTGT
It contains:
- the lepB gene encoding signal peptidase I, whose amino-acid sequence is MALHLLGGVRVAVVGQSMHPTLRDGDRLLVSRMAYRRRRPRRGEIVLLRAGAGGARNPESIKRIVGLPHERVQVVAGEVHLDGRSLPEPYLARPASEAERAMRAAALALRPPCEWRLGADEYIVLGDNRARSTDSRAFGPLRRRDIVGRAWYRYAPRGRAGRPG
- the sodN gene encoding superoxide dismutase, Ni, producing MSVLDRALRLADRVRAPREAHAHCDIPCGIYDPHMAQVAALTVVRMVQLIEALPAPAGGDKAAMDTYGMQVSRYTAVKEEHAKICEHELVILWSDYFKPEHVEKHPNLHDTFWKATKLTSTVKQAVNMDASQQLLAACQQIAEIFWDTKGVKTRRQASNQGAAGGEFVYPTT